The Rhododendron vialii isolate Sample 1 chromosome 5a, ASM3025357v1 genome contains a region encoding:
- the LOC131326617 gene encoding probable polygalacturonase, whose protein sequence is MVETSTPPCRFNSNRLEIKRWIPTLFSSHKTLFTFLWIAAFASVFVWQRDIVHGFPIFRRLAPVSDLPRLRPVTFNLTDFGGVGDGVTLNTEAFQRAILAISKLGKKGGGQLNVPAGRWLTAPFNLTSHMTLFLAEDAVILGIDDQKYWPLMPPLPSYGKGREHPGPRYGSLIHGQNLKDVVITGHNGTINGQGQTWWKKYRQKLLNNTRGPLVQIMWSSDIVISNITLRDSPFWTLHPYDCKNVTVRNVTILAPIFEAPNTDGIDPDSCEDMIIEDCYISVGDDGIAIKSGWDQYGIAYGRPSKNILIRNLVVRSMVSAGVSIGSEMSGGVSNVTIENLYVWSSRRAVRIKTSPGRGGYVRQITYRNITFDNVRVGIVIKTDYNEHPDDDFDPKAVPVLEDISYTSIHGEGVRVPVRVQGSEEIPIRNVTFRDMSVGITYKKKHIFQCAYVEGRVIGTVFPAPCENLDLYDEQGRLVKRSVSQNMTDIDYDF, encoded by the exons ATGGTCGAAACCTCAACGCCACCGTGCCGGTTCAACAGCAACCGGCTCGAAATCAAGCGGTGGATCCCAACCCTATTCTCCTCCCACAAAACCCTCTTCACCTTCCTCTGGATCGCCGCCTTCGCCTCCGTCTTCGTCTGGCAACGCGACATCGTCCACGGCTTCCCCATTTTCCGGCGACTGGCGCCTGTATCTGACTTGCCGAGGCTCCGTCCGGTGACCTTTAATTTGACGGATTTTGGTGGGGTCGGCGACGGCGTGACGCTTAATACGGAGGCGTTCCAGAGGGCAATATTGGCAATTTCTAAGCTGGGGAAAAAGGGTGGCGGCCAACTTAATGTGCCGGCGGGGAGGTGGCTGACGGCGCCGTTTAATCTCACTAGCCACATGACTCTATTCCTAGCTGAAGACGCTGTTATACTCGGAATCGAT GATCAGAAGTACTGGCCTCTCATGCCTCCATTGCCTTCGTATGGGAAAGGGAGAGAACATCCTGGACCTCGATATGGAAGTTTGATTCATGGTCAAAATCTAAAAGATGTCGTTATTACAG GTCATAATGGGACCATTAATGGACAAGGGCAAACATGGTGGAAAAAGTATCGGCAGAAGCTCCTCAACAACACCAGGGGTCCACTTGTGCAGATCATGTGGTCAAGTGAcattgttatttctaacatcaCTTTACGCGATTCTCCTTTTTGGACACTACATCCATATGACTGCAAGAATGTGACTGTTAGAAATGTTACCATTTTGGCTCCCATTTTTGAAGCTCCCAACACAGATGGAATAGATCCCG ATTCTTGCGAGGATATGATAATTGAGGACTGTTACATAAGTGTGGGGGACGATGGCATTGCAATAAAGAGTGGTTGGGATCAGTATGGCATTGCTTACGGGCGCCCCTCAAAGAATATTCTCATTCGAAACCTTGTTGTCCGCTCTATGGTCAG CGCTGGGGTATCGATAGGCAGTGAGATGTCTGGTGGGGTCTCAAATGTCACCATCGAAAACCTTTACGTGTGGAGTTCAAGGCGTGCTGTTCGGATCAAGACCAGTCCTGGTAGAGGAGGTTATGTTCGACAGATAACATATAGGAACATAACCTTTGACAATGTACGTGTTGGGATTGTCATTAAAACAGACTACAATGAACACCCCGATGATGATTTTGATCCCAAGGCGGTCCCGGTGCTTGAGGACATAAGCTACACTTCAATTCACGGTGAAGGAGTTCGCGTGCCCGTTCGCGTGCAAGGGAGCGAAGAAATTCCGATTAGGAATGTAACTTTTAGGGATATGTCAGTGGGGATAACATATAAGAAGAAGCATATATTCCAGTGCGCCTATGTTGAGGGCCGCGTCATAGGGACTGTTTTCCCTGCACCCTGCGAGAACCTTGATCTGTACGATGAACAAGGACGGCTTGTCAAGCGATCTGTTTCACAAAACATGACAGATATCGATTATGACTTCTGA